A genomic window from Streptomyces sp. NBC_01429 includes:
- a CDS encoding helix-turn-helix domain-containing protein, whose product MDTHDISVPPHAPSALPGGQRPSRGNRRPRVRRSASTARAASAASAVHPAGVEHDNSRHTARFTVIGNHLAQHHELSLVALGLGLHIQSLPTGARVDIKTLACRFPEGATRIAAGLRELEAHGYLRRVRERTPGGRIVTRTISCNQPASARHRATATVRTTEPARSPRPQAAPAPSADAPLPDEGPAASAACPEPTRPAPRKKRPLPGVPQPGYSSPDLLRAATDVLAGLRALDPRLLLSACDTAHLAPGVAAWLERDAAPAAVHHALTADLPPDGLRRPAALLAYRLTAQLPPPPPFRAPAAAPPVRHPLQNCDRCDRAFRAPEPGRCGACHTATPTAAPAPAPDHEPSRTP is encoded by the coding sequence TGGATACTCACGACATTAGCGTGCCCCCGCACGCCCCGTCAGCCTTACCGGGCGGTCAGCGCCCCTCACGGGGTAACCGGCGTCCCCGTGTTCGGCGGTCGGCTTCGACGGCCCGGGCGGCCTCAGCCGCGTCGGCCGTTCATCCCGCCGGTGTCGAGCACGACAACTCCCGCCACACCGCCCGCTTCACCGTGATCGGCAACCACCTCGCCCAGCACCACGAGCTGTCGCTGGTCGCCCTGGGCCTCGGTCTGCACATCCAGTCGCTGCCCACCGGGGCCCGCGTCGACATCAAGACGCTCGCCTGCCGCTTCCCCGAGGGCGCCACCCGTATCGCCGCCGGGTTACGGGAACTTGAGGCGCACGGCTATCTGCGCCGGGTCCGCGAGCGCACCCCCGGCGGCCGGATCGTCACCCGTACGATCTCCTGCAACCAGCCCGCGTCGGCCCGGCATCGCGCCACCGCGACGGTTCGTACCACCGAGCCCGCCCGCAGCCCGCGCCCGCAGGCCGCCCCGGCGCCCTCGGCGGACGCCCCGCTCCCCGACGAGGGCCCCGCCGCCTCCGCCGCCTGCCCCGAGCCCACACGCCCCGCGCCCCGCAAGAAGCGGCCCCTGCCCGGCGTACCGCAGCCCGGCTACTCTTCCCCGGACCTCCTCCGCGCGGCCACCGACGTCCTCGCCGGCCTGCGCGCCCTCGACCCCCGCCTTCTCCTCTCCGCCTGCGACACCGCCCACCTGGCCCCCGGCGTCGCCGCCTGGCTGGAGCGCGATGCGGCGCCCGCCGCCGTACACCACGCCCTCACCGCCGACCTGCCGCCCGATGGACTGCGACGTCCGGCCGCGCTGCTGGCGTACCGCCTGACCGCCCAGCTACCACCCCCGCCCCCGTTCCGCGCACCGGCCGCCGCACCGCCCGTCCGGCATCCCCTCCAGAACTGCGACCGCTGCGATCGCGCCTTCCGCGCCCCGGAACCCGGCCGCTGCGGCGCCTGCCACACCGCCACGCCCACAGCGGCCCCTGCCCCGGCCCCCGACCACGAGCCGTCCCGGACACCATGA
- a CDS encoding tetratricopeptide repeat protein, whose amino-acid sequence MSGEMDGRAQDHGRVYQTTGDQHITEHHHYGSYGPADMGGPDSVRRPAVGQTPVALRDRGEVLARLREGLTSGRGAEVYVLHGMGGCGKTAVAQAFFDIATGEYGRVGLWVNAADRATLRAGMLAAAADRGARDGELLAAHQGHRPAADLVWHHLDRSPEPWFLVLDNADDPAILRDGSWLRGSPRGTVLVTTRRAAARWWPGAELQHIGVLPREDAARVLCDLAPHSGTMEQATEVAERLGRLPLALTLAGGFLAHQVIDPWTMDLYGRRLEEDKAAELLDQGADVLAEEDPRHLVRRTWQLTLDSFEERGLPEPVSLLRLLARLAPEPLPLSVLNRPEIAALLPLPRTEAALRVLVDHSLTQLVDLGDLRCAHSHGVLLDTVAAATPPADLPQLNTTAVRLLDAAVPAIPAAGPYDPRLRLLAPHALALLRKTTEPSGTSDALAVATRLATALHRTGDYLSAWETAGAAAPLASRTLGEEHRLVLAAHARTGRSLFRLGRYEEAEPLLRRVRSTQLRLYGADDPDTLDTGQGLQLVLGNNGKREEAVALLRSVVAGRRAALGPWHPATLRSRVSLLAILTAGETATEAEADETFLSLPDACTQRLGPEHAVTLSARHNHARAQFVLGRYQLADDEIRRVVEDYQRVLGPGYPAVLAARQLHARTQAALGHQEAAVVLMAEVVAGRERALGPDHPFTASGRDLLKELRSGRWTPPRPPE is encoded by the coding sequence ATGAGCGGTGAGATGGACGGTCGCGCCCAGGACCACGGCCGCGTCTACCAGACGACAGGCGATCAGCACATCACCGAGCACCATCACTACGGGAGTTACGGTCCCGCCGACATGGGCGGACCCGATTCCGTCCGCCGCCCGGCGGTCGGCCAAACGCCCGTGGCCCTGCGCGACCGCGGCGAGGTGCTGGCGCGCTTACGGGAAGGCCTCACGTCGGGCCGAGGGGCTGAGGTGTACGTCCTGCACGGCATGGGTGGCTGCGGCAAGACCGCCGTCGCCCAGGCGTTCTTCGACATCGCCACGGGGGAGTACGGGCGGGTGGGCCTGTGGGTCAACGCCGCCGACCGGGCCACCCTCCGGGCCGGCATGCTGGCAGCTGCGGCGGACCGAGGCGCACGGGACGGCGAACTGCTCGCCGCCCACCAGGGGCATCGCCCCGCGGCGGATCTCGTGTGGCACCACCTGGACCGGTCGCCCGAGCCCTGGTTCCTGGTGCTCGACAACGCCGACGACCCGGCGATCCTCCGCGACGGCAGCTGGTTGCGCGGCAGCCCGCGCGGCACCGTTCTCGTCACCACCCGCCGTGCCGCCGCCCGTTGGTGGCCGGGCGCGGAATTGCAGCACATCGGCGTGCTGCCACGTGAGGACGCCGCCCGCGTCCTGTGCGACCTCGCCCCCCACAGCGGCACGATGGAGCAGGCGACGGAGGTCGCGGAACGGCTCGGGCGGCTGCCCCTGGCGCTGACGCTCGCGGGCGGCTTCCTGGCCCACCAGGTCATCGACCCGTGGACCATGGACCTCTACGGGCGGCGGCTCGAAGAGGACAAAGCGGCGGAGCTCCTCGATCAGGGAGCGGATGTCCTGGCCGAGGAGGATCCTCGGCATCTGGTGCGCCGGACATGGCAGTTGACACTCGATTCGTTCGAGGAGCGCGGACTGCCGGAGCCGGTTTCCCTGTTGAGGCTGCTGGCCCGCCTGGCGCCCGAGCCGCTGCCCCTGTCCGTGCTGAACCGTCCGGAGATCGCCGCGCTCCTCCCGCTGCCGCGCACGGAGGCCGCCCTGCGGGTGCTGGTCGACCACTCGCTGACCCAACTGGTCGACCTCGGCGACCTGCGGTGCGCACACAGCCACGGGGTACTTCTCGACACGGTCGCCGCCGCGACACCTCCGGCGGACCTTCCCCAGCTCAACACGACCGCCGTTCGGTTGCTGGACGCGGCCGTGCCGGCGATCCCGGCCGCCGGACCGTACGATCCCCGGCTGCGACTGCTCGCGCCGCACGCCCTCGCTCTCCTGCGGAAGACCACCGAACCGTCCGGCACGTCGGACGCGCTGGCCGTCGCCACGCGCCTGGCCACGGCACTCCACCGCACCGGGGACTACCTGTCCGCCTGGGAGACCGCCGGCGCGGCGGCCCCGCTCGCGTCGCGGACGCTCGGCGAGGAGCACCGGCTGGTACTCGCCGCCCACGCCAGGACAGGACGCTCGCTCTTCCGGTTGGGGAGGTACGAGGAGGCGGAGCCGTTGCTCCGCCGGGTCCGCTCCACACAGCTCAGGCTGTACGGAGCCGACGACCCCGACACCTTGGACACGGGCCAAGGGCTGCAACTCGTACTCGGCAACAACGGCAAACGCGAAGAGGCCGTCGCGCTCCTCCGGTCCGTCGTAGCGGGCCGCCGGGCCGCGCTGGGCCCCTGGCACCCCGCGACTCTGCGCTCGCGGGTCAGCCTGTTGGCGATACTCACCGCAGGCGAGACAGCGACCGAGGCCGAGGCGGACGAGACGTTCCTGTCGCTGCCCGACGCCTGTACCCAACGCCTGGGCCCCGAGCACGCCGTCACCCTGAGCGCGCGGCACAACCATGCCCGCGCCCAGTTCGTACTCGGCCGCTACCAGCTGGCTGACGACGAAATCCGTCGGGTTGTCGAGGACTACCAACGGGTGCTGGGCCCCGGTTACCCCGCCGTCCTCGCGGCAAGGCAACTGCACGCCCGGACACAAGCCGCACTCGGGCACCAGGAAGCCGCTGTCGTGCTGATGGCCGAGGTGGTCGCCGGACGCGAGCGCGCCCTGGGTCCGGACCACCCCTTCACGGCGTCGGGCCGGGACCTGCTGAAGGAGCTGAGATCCGGACGATGGACCCCGCCTCGACCGCCGGAGTGA
- a CDS encoding DUF6879 family protein: MFDSFPQGISTRLDRPHYHEEYYRTLRSGIGHLNKLERGQNFKERGFASWEAFAAGRWDEALSLIEEKRDAYIRQVEETDRLGVMQRRLRVVEFPVTPYVQWELHVLRLRVEVGDQIRLLDARTIADIEKQRDVPEVVILGSVAMFEVRYDSDGNAAGADHYTDPELIAETSAGFDELYTRGETYADFFDREIAPLPPPTVTD, translated from the coding sequence ATGTTTGATTCATTTCCCCAGGGAATCTCGACGCGACTGGACCGCCCTCATTACCACGAGGAGTATTACCGCACACTCAGGAGTGGAATTGGGCACCTCAATAAGCTGGAGCGTGGCCAGAATTTCAAGGAACGTGGCTTCGCGAGTTGGGAGGCATTCGCGGCCGGGCGCTGGGACGAGGCGCTTTCACTCATTGAGGAGAAGCGCGACGCCTACATTCGGCAGGTCGAGGAAACAGACCGGCTCGGAGTGATGCAGCGCCGCCTCCGCGTGGTGGAATTCCCGGTGACGCCCTACGTGCAGTGGGAACTGCACGTGCTTCGCCTGCGGGTCGAGGTGGGGGACCAAATCCGGTTGCTCGACGCCAGGACCATCGCGGACATCGAGAAGCAGCGCGATGTCCCCGAGGTGGTGATCCTCGGCAGTGTGGCGATGTTCGAGGTGCGGTACGACAGCGACGGAAACGCGGCCGGGGCCGACCACTACACCGACCCGGAGCTGATCGCGGAGACCTCGGCGGGCTTCGACGAGCTCTACACGCGGGGAGAGACGTACGCCGACTTCTTCGACCGCGAGATCGCCCCGCTCCCGCCGCCGACCGTCACGGACTGA
- a CDS encoding serine/threonine-protein kinase, translating into MEKLAAGDPRRIGAYRLLARLGAGGMGQVYLARSDRGRTVAVKLVHRELAEQDQFRGRFRQEVAAARRVGGAWTAPVLDADTEAEVPWLATGYVAGPSLATVVAGDHGPLPERSVRILASGLAHALQDIHKAGLIHRDLKPSNVLVTIDGPRVIDFGIARALETVADEGLTRTGALIGSPGFMAPEQVRGDRVTAACDVFCLGSVLAYAATGRLPFGGAETGAHALMFRIAQEEPDLSALPDALVPLIRACLKKDPAARPTTYDILAKVGEAADAGAGPGGEPWLPGGLLAQLGQHAVQLLEHEDPATGQIRIPKEMRTERAAAEASKGASEETPTEVSAVSAPEPSEPSVTPTTPVTPKGPESTESQQDPVNPTLALPRVKAVKPVTPAATPPATPTAPTAPTAPMAQARPPAPGPTPGPTPGPAPYGYPQPGYGGPGGPGGPGGPTPLPHGYSSAPVHPTPPPPPTFGLTPPYDPTPEQPRRSARGTAALIVVAVIVAVCAGASVYAFMGGKGATSAAGDDKGGRATTSQPPKPPAEDADASPSPSPTPSPDATEEPDGTVPKKYLGTWSGGLDTASGYSTRLLVIKQGELGDTVMTLTAEGPLAGGGTYKCVFQAPLATAPSPDAPLRIGPSQVTSGAPASSCSPGPETSLTLQADGRLSRVTTSGESLTYEKNG; encoded by the coding sequence ATGGAAAAGCTGGCAGCAGGAGATCCACGACGCATCGGTGCCTACCGGCTGCTGGCACGGCTGGGCGCGGGCGGGATGGGCCAGGTCTATCTGGCGCGCTCGGACCGGGGCCGTACGGTCGCGGTCAAGCTCGTACACCGTGAGCTGGCCGAACAGGACCAGTTCCGGGGCCGGTTCCGGCAGGAGGTCGCGGCGGCGCGGCGGGTCGGCGGCGCGTGGACGGCGCCCGTGCTCGACGCCGACACGGAGGCCGAGGTGCCGTGGCTGGCGACGGGGTACGTGGCGGGGCCGAGCCTGGCCACGGTCGTGGCGGGCGATCACGGTCCGCTGCCGGAACGTTCCGTTCGTATCCTCGCCTCGGGTCTCGCGCACGCGCTCCAGGACATCCACAAGGCCGGGCTGATCCACCGCGACCTCAAGCCGTCCAACGTGCTGGTGACCATCGACGGCCCGCGCGTGATCGACTTCGGCATCGCCCGCGCGCTGGAGACGGTCGCCGACGAGGGCCTGACCAGGACCGGCGCGCTGATCGGCTCGCCCGGCTTCATGGCCCCCGAGCAGGTGCGCGGGGACCGGGTGACGGCGGCGTGCGACGTGTTCTGCCTCGGCTCGGTCCTGGCGTACGCGGCGACGGGCCGGCTGCCGTTCGGGGGCGCGGAGACGGGCGCGCACGCGCTGATGTTCCGCATCGCGCAGGAGGAGCCGGACCTGTCCGCGCTCCCCGACGCCCTGGTCCCGCTCATCCGCGCCTGCCTGAAGAAGGACCCGGCCGCGCGGCCGACGACGTACGACATCCTGGCCAAGGTGGGCGAGGCGGCGGACGCGGGGGCGGGCCCCGGCGGGGAGCCGTGGCTGCCGGGCGGGCTGCTGGCGCAGCTGGGGCAGCACGCGGTGCAGCTGCTGGAGCACGAGGATCCGGCGACAGGGCAGATACGGATACCGAAGGAGATGAGGACGGAGCGGGCGGCGGCGGAGGCGTCGAAGGGAGCGTCGGAGGAAACGCCGACGGAGGTGAGCGCGGTGAGCGCGCCGGAGCCTTCGGAGCCTTCAGTGACGCCGACGACGCCCGTGACGCCGAAGGGCCCGGAGAGCACGGAGAGCCAGCAGGATCCGGTGAACCCGACCCTGGCCCTGCCACGCGTCAAAGCAGTCAAACCCGTCACACCCGCTGCCACGCCCCCTGCCACACCGACCGCACCGACCGCACCGACCGCACCCATGGCGCAGGCGCGGCCCCCGGCCCCCGGCCCGACTCCTGGCCCGACTCCTGGCCCGGCCCCTTACGGCTACCCGCAACCGGGATACGGCGGTCCGGGCGGGCCGGGCGGGCCGGGCGGGCCGACCCCGCTGCCTCACGGCTACAGCAGCGCCCCCGTACACCCGACGCCCCCGCCGCCCCCGACCTTCGGCCTGACGCCCCCGTACGATCCCACCCCCGAACAACCGCGCCGCAGCGCCCGGGGCACGGCGGCGCTGATCGTGGTCGCGGTCATCGTCGCGGTCTGCGCGGGCGCCTCGGTCTACGCCTTCATGGGCGGCAAGGGCGCGACGAGCGCCGCCGGGGACGACAAGGGCGGCCGGGCGACCACCTCGCAGCCGCCGAAGCCCCCGGCCGAGGACGCGGACGCCTCCCCGTCCCCCTCGCCCACACCGTCACCGGACGCCACCGAGGAGCCGGACGGCACTGTCCCCAAGAAGTATCTCGGCACCTGGAGCGGCGGCCTGGACACCGCCTCCGGCTACAGCACCCGGCTGCTCGTCATCAAGCAGGGCGAACTCGGCGACACCGTCATGACCTTGACGGCCGAGGGCCCGCTGGCGGGCGGCGGCACCTACAAGTGCGTCTTCCAGGCCCCCCTGGCCACCGCCCCCTCCCCCGACGCCCCCCTCCGCATCGGCCCGTCCCAGGTGACCTCCGGCGCCCCCGCCTCCTCCTGCTCCCCCGGCCCGGAAACCAGCCTCACGCTCCAGGCGGACGGCAGGCTGAGCCGGGTGACGACGAGCGGCGAGTCACTGACGTACGAGAAGAACGGCTGA
- a CDS encoding aspartate aminotransferase family protein: MNPDATPHADPRAGAAVKAADRAHVFHSWSAQELIDPLAVAGAEGAYFWDYDGNRYLDFTSGLVFTNIGYQHPTVVAAIQEQAAKLTTFAPAFAIDVRSEAARLIAERTPGDLDKIFFTNGGAEAVENAVRMARLHTGRPKVLSAYRSYHGGTHTAINLTGDPRRWPSDSGTAGVVHFNAPFLYRSPFYAADEAEECARALEHLEATIGFEGPATVAAIILETIPGTAGIMTPPPGYLAGVREICDRYGIVFVLDEVMAGFGRTGKWFAAEHFDVVPDLLTFAKGVNSGYVPLGGVAISAAIADTFATRPYPGGLTYSGHPLACAAAVATIGVMEDEKVVEHAAHLGATVLGPGLRELAARHPSVGEVRGTGAFWALDLVRNAETREPLVPYNASGEANAPMAAFAAACKKGGLWPFVNMNRTHVVPACNITEAEAKEGLAILDAALTVADEHTV; the protein is encoded by the coding sequence ATGAACCCTGACGCCACCCCGCACGCCGACCCCCGGGCCGGTGCCGCCGTGAAGGCCGCCGACCGCGCGCACGTGTTCCACTCCTGGTCCGCGCAGGAGCTGATCGACCCGCTCGCCGTCGCCGGCGCCGAGGGCGCGTACTTCTGGGACTACGACGGCAACCGCTATCTCGACTTCACCAGCGGTCTCGTCTTCACCAACATCGGCTACCAGCACCCCACCGTCGTCGCCGCGATCCAGGAGCAGGCCGCGAAGCTCACCACCTTCGCGCCCGCCTTCGCCATCGACGTGCGCTCCGAGGCGGCCCGGCTGATCGCCGAGCGCACCCCCGGCGACCTCGACAAGATCTTCTTCACCAACGGCGGCGCCGAGGCCGTCGAGAACGCCGTCCGGATGGCCCGGCTGCACACCGGCCGCCCCAAGGTGCTCTCCGCGTACCGCTCGTACCACGGGGGCACCCACACCGCGATCAACCTGACCGGTGACCCGCGCCGCTGGCCGTCCGACAGCGGGACGGCCGGCGTCGTCCACTTCAACGCGCCGTTTCTCTACCGCTCCCCCTTCTACGCCGCCGACGAGGCCGAGGAGTGCGCCCGCGCGCTCGAACACCTCGAAGCGACCATCGGCTTCGAGGGTCCGGCCACCGTCGCCGCGATCATCCTGGAGACCATCCCCGGCACGGCGGGCATCATGACGCCGCCGCCCGGCTACCTCGCGGGCGTGCGCGAGATCTGCGACCGGTACGGGATCGTGTTCGTCCTGGACGAGGTGATGGCGGGCTTCGGCCGGACGGGCAAGTGGTTCGCCGCCGAGCACTTCGACGTCGTGCCCGACCTGCTGACCTTCGCCAAGGGCGTCAACTCCGGCTACGTCCCGCTCGGCGGCGTCGCCATCTCCGCCGCCATCGCGGACACCTTCGCCACCCGCCCCTACCCCGGCGGGCTGACCTACTCCGGCCACCCGCTGGCGTGCGCCGCCGCCGTCGCCACCATCGGGGTGATGGAGGACGAGAAGGTCGTCGAGCACGCCGCGCACCTCGGCGCGACCGTCCTCGGCCCCGGGCTGCGCGAGCTGGCGGCCCGGCACCCCTCGGTGGGCGAGGTGCGCGGTACGGGGGCGTTCTGGGCGCTCGACCTGGTACGGAACGCGGAGACGCGCGAGCCGCTCGTCCCGTACAACGCCTCGGGCGAGGCGAACGCGCCGATGGCAGCCTTCGCCGCCGCGTGCAAGAAGGGCGGCCTGTGGCCCTTCGTGAACATGAACCGTACGCACGTGGTCCCGGCCTGCAACATCACCGAGGCCGAGGCGAAGGAGGGGCTGGCGATCCTGGACGCCGCGCTGACGGTCGCGGACGAGCACACGGTGTAA
- a CDS encoding GntR family transcriptional regulator: MRASGPVTRNTLRQQIADALRDEVLAGRLLPGQEFTVKQIAEQYGVSATPVREALVDLSAQDLLDSDQHRGFRVHQFSVDDFRGMVEARALIVDAVFRDLAGERLAARAHGAVLVSVRRRAEEAARAARSGDLNILIGYDLRFWRELGSLVANRYVAEFLHRLRVQAWVFSVPFLRADAEGGKWLWSGHERLVDALTLGDAAAVRTVIAEYDDHSLSWADRLERSRR, from the coding sequence ATGCGCGCGAGCGGACCTGTGACCCGCAATACGTTGCGGCAGCAGATCGCCGACGCGCTGCGTGACGAAGTGCTCGCTGGGCGTTTACTCCCCGGCCAGGAATTCACCGTCAAGCAGATCGCCGAGCAGTACGGAGTCTCCGCCACCCCCGTCAGGGAAGCGCTGGTCGATCTCTCCGCGCAGGATCTGCTCGACTCCGACCAGCACCGGGGCTTTCGCGTCCACCAGTTCTCGGTGGACGACTTCCGGGGCATGGTCGAGGCCCGCGCGCTGATCGTGGACGCCGTCTTCCGCGATCTGGCGGGCGAGCGGCTGGCCGCCAGGGCGCACGGCGCGGTGCTGGTCTCCGTACGGCGCAGGGCCGAGGAGGCCGCGCGCGCGGCCAGGAGCGGGGACCTGAACATCCTGATCGGCTACGACCTGCGCTTCTGGCGCGAGTTGGGCTCTCTGGTCGCCAACCGCTACGTCGCGGAGTTCCTGCACCGGCTGCGCGTCCAGGCGTGGGTGTTCTCCGTACCGTTCCTGCGTGCGGACGCCGAGGGCGGGAAGTGGCTGTGGAGCGGGCACGAGCGGCTGGTGGACGCGCTGACCCTGGGCGACGCGGCGGCGGTACGGACCGTGATCGCCGAGTACGACGATCATTCGCTCTCGTGGGCGGACAGGCTGGAGCGTTCACGGCGGTGA
- a CDS encoding dolichyl-phosphate beta-glucosyltransferase yields the protein MDLTGIDLTGIDLTVVVPAYNEEHRLRPTLDAVVAHLRAAPDRWGRWELIVVDDGSTDRTAAIAAEAAADEPRVRVLAGDGNHGKGHALRQGVLASRGRRVLLTDADLATPIAELDRLDAQLTADGGDGAAIGSRAHPDARIEVRQLAVREWLGRLGNRLIQRVAVDGISDTQCGFKLFEGDRARAAFADSRLDGWGIDVEILRFFRRSGRPVTEVPVRWSHQPGSKVRPLDYGRVLLELIRLRLRLPAGGRPRGVVRRTADRVTARPHLRTDLAVVGLFLLASLFLYKGLWADLDHAYLADAGSDQNQWEWFFAVTADNVAHLRNPLFTTFQNFPDGVNLMANTVMLGLSVPLAPVTLALGPVVTWALVLTLGLTATACSWYWLFARRLTRDRPAAAVGAALAAFAPPMISHANAHPNFLVLFMIPVIIDRTLRLCDAGKPAGKPTGKAGGERGGTNVVRDGVLLGLFATYQIFLGEEPLLIAVMGTLLFVCAYGVVRRDVARAALRPLLRGVGWGLLVCLPLVAFPLGWQFFGPQSYHSVLHGDNAGNSPLAFLEFSGRALFGDETTADGLAMNRTEQNAFYGWPLISLTLGIVVWLWRLAVVRALACTALAAALLSLGPKVRIPFTDVVLPGPWRALAHQPLFESVIESRVAMICAPALGALLALAVDRLVDARAAAGERGPEGGRGFGDLGGLGAPGDLAGLGAAQRYVHRIVGLAAVAAALLPIVPTSLPVRDRPDVPAFISQGLYRSYVAKGESVVPVPLPDPGDAEALHWQSASGFGFSVPRGYFNGPWGEDRTGIYGAPARYTSNLLRDVRYSGQVPAIGAQWRAQARYDLDFWKAGVVVLAPGPNEAALYETLEKLFERPGKRVGGVWIWDVGDEGDASADR from the coding sequence ATCGACCTCACCGGCATCGACCTCACCGGCATCGACCTCACCGTCGTCGTCCCCGCCTACAACGAGGAGCACCGGCTCCGCCCCACCCTCGACGCCGTCGTCGCCCACCTCCGCGCCGCCCCGGACCGCTGGGGCCGCTGGGAGCTGATCGTCGTGGACGACGGCTCGACCGACCGCACGGCGGCCATCGCGGCGGAGGCCGCCGCCGACGAGCCGCGCGTCCGGGTGCTGGCGGGCGACGGCAACCACGGCAAGGGGCACGCCCTGCGCCAGGGCGTGCTGGCGTCCCGCGGGCGGCGCGTGCTGCTGACCGACGCGGACCTCGCGACCCCGATCGCCGAACTCGACCGCCTCGACGCGCAGCTCACGGCGGACGGCGGCGACGGTGCGGCGATCGGCTCGCGCGCGCACCCCGACGCGCGGATAGAGGTACGGCAGCTCGCCGTGCGCGAGTGGCTCGGACGCCTCGGCAACCGGCTGATACAGCGGGTCGCCGTTGACGGCATCAGCGACACCCAGTGCGGCTTCAAGCTCTTCGAGGGCGACCGGGCGCGCGCGGCCTTCGCGGATTCACGGCTGGACGGCTGGGGCATCGACGTCGAGATACTGCGCTTCTTCCGGCGGTCGGGCCGGCCGGTCACGGAGGTGCCGGTGCGCTGGTCGCACCAGCCGGGGTCGAAGGTACGGCCGCTGGACTACGGCAGGGTGCTGCTGGAGCTGATACGGCTGAGGCTGCGACTGCCCGCCGGGGGCCGCCCCCGGGGCGTGGTGCGCCGCACCGCCGACCGCGTCACCGCCCGCCCCCACCTCCGTACCGATCTGGCCGTCGTCGGCCTCTTCCTCCTCGCCTCCCTCTTCCTCTACAAGGGCCTGTGGGCGGACCTCGACCACGCGTATCTCGCCGACGCCGGTTCGGACCAGAACCAGTGGGAGTGGTTCTTCGCGGTCACCGCCGACAACGTCGCGCATCTGCGGAACCCGCTGTTCACGACGTTCCAGAACTTCCCCGACGGTGTGAACCTCATGGCCAACACCGTCATGCTCGGGCTCTCCGTCCCGCTCGCGCCCGTCACGCTCGCCCTCGGCCCCGTCGTCACCTGGGCGCTGGTCCTCACCCTCGGGCTGACGGCCACGGCCTGCTCCTGGTACTGGCTGTTCGCGCGCCGTCTCACCCGCGACCGCCCGGCCGCCGCCGTCGGCGCGGCCCTCGCCGCCTTCGCGCCGCCGATGATCTCGCACGCGAACGCGCACCCCAACTTCCTCGTGCTGTTCATGATTCCGGTGATCATCGACCGGACCCTGCGGCTCTGCGACGCCGGGAAGCCGGCCGGAAAGCCGACCGGAAAGGCGGGCGGGGAGAGAGGCGGGACGAACGTCGTACGGGACGGGGTCCTGCTCGGCCTCTTCGCCACGTATCAGATCTTCCTCGGCGAGGAGCCGCTGCTGATCGCGGTGATGGGGACGCTGCTCTTCGTCTGCGCGTACGGCGTCGTACGGCGCGACGTGGCGCGGGCGGCGCTGCGGCCCCTGCTGCGCGGGGTCGGGTGGGGGCTGCTGGTCTGTCTGCCGCTGGTCGCTTTCCCGCTCGGCTGGCAGTTCTTCGGCCCGCAGAGCTACCACAGCGTGCTGCACGGCGACAACGCCGGCAACAGCCCGCTCGCCTTCCTGGAGTTCTCCGGGCGCGCGCTGTTCGGCGACGAGACGACGGCCGACGGCCTCGCGATGAACCGTACCGAGCAGAACGCCTTCTACGGCTGGCCGTTGATCTCCCTGACCCTGGGCATCGTGGTCTGGCTGTGGCGGCTGGCGGTGGTCAGGGCGCTGGCCTGCACGGCGCTGGCGGCGGCGCTGCTGTCGCTGGGGCCGAAGGTCCGTATCCCCTTCACGGACGTCGTGCTGCCGGGACCGTGGCGCGCCCTCGCGCACCAGCCGCTGTTCGAGTCGGTCATCGAGTCCCGGGTGGCGATGATCTGCGCCCCGGCGCTGGGCGCGCTGCTGGCGCTGGCGGTGGACCGGCTGGTGGACGCGCGGGCGGCGGCGGGGGAGCGGGGCCCGGAAGGAGGCCGTGGCTTCGGGGATCTCGGGGGCCTCGGCGCGCCCGGGGATCTCGCCGGGCTCGGCGCCGCGCAGCGGTACGTACACCGGATCGTCGGCCTGGCGGCGGTGGCCGCCGCCCTGCTCCCGATCGTCCCGACGTCGCTGCCGGTACGGGACCGGCCGGACGTCCCGGCCTTCATCTCCCAGGGCCTGTACCGGTCGTACGTCGCGAAGGGCGAGTCCGTCGTCCCCGTACCCCTGCCCGACCCGGGCGACGCGGAGGCCCTGCACTGGCAGTCGGCGAGCGGCTTCGGGTTCTCCGTGCCCCGGGGGTACTTCAACGGCCCGTGGGGCGAGGACCGGACGGGGATCTACGGCGCTCCGGCCCGCTACACCTCCAATCTGCTCCGTGATGTGCGTTACAGCGGCCAGGTCCCGGCGATCGGCGCCCAGTGGCGCGCGCAGGCGCGCTACGACCTGGACTTCTGGAAGGCGGGCGTGGTGGTGCTGGCGCCGGGGCCCAATGAAGCGGCGCTGTACGAGACGCTGGAGAAGCTGTTCGAGCGGCCGGGGAAGCGGGTCGGCGGGGTCTGGATCTGGGACGTGGGAGACGAGGGGGACGCGAGTGCCGACCGGTAG